TTTAAGCATTAAATCAAATCCCATAACAACTTTAACAGAAAGCCTAGGCAATACAATAAGAGAACTAGAAATTGAGAAATGAGAATCAAGTTCTGTAATCGTAAGTAAatcatttagaaaataagCAATAAGAGTTGATTAATGAAGTAttatattcttcaattttagatCCACGATTTACGATAGCTAATAAAGAGAGTCTATAAAGAAGGGGAAATGTCTgttcaattcttaaaaaataaaaatgtaaaggattcaataattattcaagacCATACTAGAAAACAATAATGACAGTTTAGAAAAAGCcctcaaaaatttataagcCAATGTTCAGATGTTTGGACAACTAAAAGAACTTTCAGAGCTTATGAAACAAGGAAATGATTTTTGATCACCTTATGAATTTTAACTAACTActatttataacaattaagaTATAATTCTCACTTAagtatgaaattaattataatatttcctaaagaataattaagcaACTTAATTCGATCATCATccaattgttattaaaataatttaaaatcattccCCATCTTTATTTGTCTCTCTAAATTACATTCATTCTCTTCTGAAGAATAGAAATATGTTGGTTAGATCTTTAAATTACAGTATTAAACAatgttattaaatgaaatttcacATCGTTCGAAGAAGTTGTTATCGAAAATTACAATTGTTCTAGATAATATAAAGAAGTTTTGTTATGACttttagatattatattgttgtatagaattttaaatggcatttaatttaataatatgattattacagattaataattttttaagtgaatattaattatttgaagttATGTGCGAAAATTATTGTAGAATGCAGCTTTTATATCAGTTGAAGCAAAAAAAAAGTTTAGAATAGAATTAACCTtccattttatattagaaaatatctTCTATAGTGAAGAAAGCAAAATAGCAGGCTTAGAAGTCTCTTGGAGAGACACAAATTTAAGCAGTATTTAATGAAACAAGGTTCTAATCTTCAAATAGATAACCGTTTTATAAGCAAAACAAATTGAAGGagattaaatatcaaattagtCATTTAAAGACTGAGTAAAAGTCTATAAactttgatttcaattaaaatgtatCGAGAAGGTATGCTAAGTCAATCACAGTGCAAAGAGAGGAACTTCAAAATGAGCagcaatattattaatcccCTTAAAATTATCGTTatgcataatttaataattatccaaAGAAGGTGATAATCTTTTCATAAAGAGCTACGCCtcaaagaaaaaatttaaatataggattaaatttagatacgTTGAGAAGTTGGAGGAGGAATAGTTAAGATAGTTCTAAATgatgattttattcttattttctcACATcgtttaaataattaatatttagtgATTGGtagcaaaataaattaaaatttagacaGCTTAGAACAATAGAAAACTGGATTAGACAATAGATTACTACATCACTTAGGGAttgctaattttaattgttttattgtATGTAAATAATCTACTGTAtgttattaatcattttggTACATTCTTTCTTTGTCTTCTTTATTCGACTTACTTCTTTCTTTCCTCTTCAATTAAGTCCTTTCTTCCTGCATGCCAATTTGGTCCTTTTCTCTTTTATTATGGTCCTGTTGAGGCTGCTGCTGATCCGAAtctaaaagaatataaaGAGTGAAGACCTTCTATTGAAGCAGATTCTTTTGTAGGCTCTTCCTTTTGGGATTTTGTGTCTTCTGACttatttttcaatctttGGAGTTTGCTTTCTAACTTTACCTGCTTTGGCTAAGGTTCCGTGAAGTTTTcccataataaattttttaataaaaagatttaaatttatttgattaatcaatcaGGGCTAACATCTTGTGTTTCGTTCAGATTTTGAGACTTGAAAAAATCAGATAGTAGTTTAGATTTGAGAACAGATTTTATTAAGAGAAATCACTCCAATATAAAAGATTGAAGGACAGATTAACTAAAagtttaatgattatatataattttttgcattttacaatagttttattaaaacaattaaattttaaagtatgGGATTAGCTAACAAATATGATCTCTTCCATTATGGAAAGCTAAATctcttaagaaatatttttataattaatggaattacacaatatttaaaatattaatattaatgatttatgaAGGAATTACATCCATCTTACATAGTGGTATAAGAAATTgctatttaagaattttacaTAAAAAGCGGAAATGGACCATCTATATAAAGGAAcatatttgaaaatgttgattatgatgattatgagaaataattaattgaagagaTTAAAACGAAAATGAAGGAAAATGGTTTacagattaaattaaaaagaagtaTACTATTGAAAATGTTAATGGCAGcctaatataatattgaaaaagcAATTATTgtatgttatttttatactaATAGTGCTTTAGAATTGCTAatctcatttaaattttctatagGAATACTCCAAACAAGAcaatgttaattaattaagaaaaggaCATCTATATGTTTGCGGTTTTGACAATTAATATCGCCCTGTTATTGTAATCAGATAATATTGcgatataaaaataattgcttACTTTTTGGAAACAGTTAAAAGATAGttgttaattgattattatgtTGAAAATTGGACAGTCATCTTGGATTTAGATATTGATTTGCCTGTACTGGAATTAGAtgatttattgtatttgtaattgcatttttatgggaacttaaataaaattttaatagttaatGGACCAGACGATATAGATGACATAGTCAAACAATTCACTGgtatttattttgttgattagaattttagaaaaaatcaaagatctataggttaaaataaaaattattacagaatattaataaatattacagTATATTCCAAAAGAATAGttagaaatcaaatatgggggtgatttaaataatatagagttattttggttaaattataaatttattctaggCCGATCTTAAAAAGAGAGACGCATACTGGAAcaagtaaattattgaagaagaacTCTCacttatcaataaattcaatggGTAGTTCAATCAACAAAAAGCCAAGCTTTATGAAAATTACAGTGTTGGAAGAAAATGGGAATCCTTTGTTGAATCAATAAGTAGAAGTTTTCGAAGATTAAATAGAATCTCAATAAGGAgaacaacaataatattagaacagtttttaataacaacaacATCAATAGGAGGATTTTGAGGAGAAATCAAAGTCTTACCAAAGCTCTACTACAAAGAAAtaagatcaataatttatataaattgatgatgatgaagatgatttGATTGAGATGGAAAGTGGAGATATGGAAAAGAGAAAaggaaaaaaataaataacgAAAAAATATGGTGAAACCACAAAAACTACTacttattcataaaaatagaCAATTTTAGAAGGAGAGAAGGAAATACCTTCCTCACTTTCTTGTTGTTCTAGATCTTGttcaatattttgaatttagagAAAAACTGAAGAGCATAATTTTTTTGACTATCttatgtttttaaattataatttaaatatatcataaatcttcatgcattaataaattatgtctCTCTTTGATAATATTGGCTATGTTTTTGGCTTGAATCATTATAAGTTCCATGCATGAGGCTAACCcttcaattgaatttaagtAGAAGAAATTcttacattaaaataaaaatagataccttttcatattcaaattctgttttcaataaattttaactaaattatgGATATGCTGCATCCCATACTTTTTTATATACTATTTAATGGGTTTCAAAGATCTGGTCTAACTATAATTCTGATCTTCCTTGTACCTTATAGACATTCCAACCTTAGAAACATTTTACACACTCTTATTTGAGTTCAGTGAGATTAGCATCATCAAGAATAATGATTGTATTAAGATCTTCTGGATTAACGCCAAGATATTTTTGAGAAATCTTACCTGCAACAACATAGACATAGGTGCtctaatattttacatattgaaaattattcatttctcTAATGTTATCAAATGATATGTCTAAGTTGACTAAAGTAGCTACAACCACATAATCATActcatcattaaatattttatactttCCATTCTACAAGCGATGTATCATGTCAACTT
This window of the Paramecium tetraurelia macronuclear, complete genome genome carries:
- a CDS encoding 40S ribosomal protein S30 — translated: MGKLHGTLAKAGKVRKQTPKIEKQVRRHKIPKGRAYKRICFNRRFGSAAASTGPQQKRKGPNWHAGRKDLIEEERKKQVEQRRQRKNVPK